Below is a genomic region from Burkholderia pyrrocinia.
GGTCGCGCAGCAGGCGCGTTTTTGTTTCGAAGTCACGTTTGCCGGCACGACGCTGTCGCCGGTGCTCATCGACGAGCCGCCGCCGCTCGGCGACGGGCGCGGGCCGAATCCGGTCCGGCTGCTTGCCGCGGCGGTCGCGAGCTGTCTTGCGGCGAGCCTGCTGTTTGCGCTGAAAAAGCAGCACGTCGATCCGCAGCCGATTGCCGCGCATATCGACGTCGACATGGTGCAGAACGAATCGGGCAGGGTGCGCGTGGGCGCGATGGCGGTGCGGCTGTCGATCGGAAAAGCGTGGGCCGATCTCGCGGCGGCGACGCGCGTGCTCGACCGGTTCGATGCGTAT
It encodes:
- a CDS encoding OsmC family protein; the protein is MSEPHVSVKVAQQARFCFEVTFAGTTLSPVLIDEPPPLGDGRGPNPVRLLAAAVASCLAASLLFALKKQHVDPQPIAAHIDVDMVQNESGRVRVGAMAVRLSIGKAWADLAAATRVLDRFDAYCVVTESMRAGIPISVDLCDANGAALE